From a single Apium graveolens cultivar Ventura chromosome 2, ASM990537v1, whole genome shotgun sequence genomic region:
- the LOC141708172 gene encoding dehydration-responsive element-binding protein 1A-like, protein MMNNTTFPDYPDSYKLYNLYSPEAASDSSSSTEGSSDSPVMLASSNPKKRGGRKKFRETRHPVYRGVRRRNSNKWVCEVREPNKKTRIWLGTFATPEMAARAHDVAALALRGRSACLNFADSAWRLRIPSSTNAKDIQKAAAEAAQEFRSPCNDGESTQVKTTLPENAYYMDEEVAEFGMPGQLIAEMAQGMMLPPPNQYYCEGDDVEFSGGMALWNY, encoded by the coding sequence ATGATGAATAATACCACGTTCCCTGACTATCCGGATTCGTATAAACTATATAATCTTTATTCACCTGAAGCTGCTTCAGATTCTTCATCTTCCACGGAAGGGAGTTCGGATTCACCTGTTATGTTAGCATCCAGTAATCCAAAGAAACGTGGCGGAAGAAAGAAGTTTCGAGAAACTCGACATCCTGTGTACCGGGGCGTTCGAAGAAGGAACTCGAATAAATGGGTTTGCGAGGTAAGGGAACCTAACAAGAAAACTAGAATATGGCTTGGTACGTTTGCTACACCTGAAATGGCAGCTAGAGCTCATGACGTGGCTGCTTTGGCTCTGAGGGGACGTTCAGCTTGTCTTAATTTTGCTGACTCAGCTTGGAGATTGCGTATCCCATCATCAACCAATGCCAAGGATATTCAGAAGGCGGCGGCTGAGGCAGCTCAGGAATTTCGATCACCGTGTAATGACGGTGAATCGACACAAGTAAAGACGACATTGCCCGAAAATGCGTATTACATGGATGAGGAGGTGGCAGAGTTTGGAATGCCAGGACAGTTGATAGCGGAGATGGCACAAGGGATGATGTTGCCTCCACCTAATCAGTACTACTGTGAAGGTGATGACGTGGAATTTAGTGGTGGCATGGCTTTATGGAATTACTGA